One window from the genome of Vidua chalybeata isolate OUT-0048 chromosome 3, bVidCha1 merged haplotype, whole genome shotgun sequence encodes:
- the DACT2 gene encoding LOW QUALITY PROTEIN: dapper homolog 2 (The sequence of the model RefSeq protein was modified relative to this genomic sequence to represent the inferred CDS: inserted 3 bases in 2 codons), which translates to MGQAGAAPXRGGGSAGYWLLAPRIHPXSAWSRSRFPSLPPSLSPSPVPTSPPKPPEPLRLRFTLSGASGGGGRGELSAGTARGESSPASSPPPPCHGRCRGPALRMLLGAPRPGGWDRGRVGERLQAALAGLQELQVLREKQRELVRAALAMPQRPAAGGEQQPLSAHSKEHRLEVTLSALKEQLSRLRRQDVGLKSHLDQLDQRISELKLDVSKTSSEYLDSDSRPSSGFYDLSDGGSCSLSNSCTSVYSESISSSHTSLLPSSQHPKARLSVFDYRPKSADETTVHTTSFQQQGAYVSDGCRIAASRDVSGTPARSRPRPVSTGDLERLIPADTRFQKEMDPKSMLPLCHNGDLHLLSMDPKFQNDLVSKNGIDVYPYPSPLHAVALQSPLFSLVGTSPKSDFQAPPSKSMLSTTGPSLIKTRPTAEVKPGGYINKLLQLTRCKGSSQAEASEWVSPKSQAAAMHQRLIITPSTGGVKINSSSSQLEKQSSLESNKAEGKLSREVPEGECAKQQETMSCMNEEQSSTQPDTEPSAVNSCYPAKSAARGSSLAEETETSMERSLSYSQLCQEDSSPDIWNAKAVPPKKLPIKRCGNAKLAYTGGHERVARAEFVHAQFVPAESHQVRVKFASSKTKAVKIKRRSSEKVVRPGKQAFCMEKVRGSHGATKLPVEWNQLQRSQGMKSLVRRPSYSGDMAGRSSSESSLFPVQVRLPTAPSRPELYGASANALYSLEAACVDTANRKKQRKWQSTVEISAKGHPASLSHSFGLGAPRQPARRAGIPRTVSMRNHSKGQHHGDCAKSESDHSEYSAECASLFHSTIAETSEGEVSDFTTNRFGDSESSEGDWDGSSNSSSLALDYDEGDESELIWPEGSVRQSVTVQASSKPLPPVPKICRIKASKALKKKIRRFQPASLKVMTMV; encoded by the exons atggggcaggcaggagccgCCCC GCGGGGCGGAGGGAGCGCTGGCTACTGGCTCCTCGCCCCGCGTATCCACC GCTCTGCCTGGAGCCGCAGCCGCTTCCCTTCGCTCCcgccctccctctctccctcccccgTCCCCACCTCTCCTCCAAAACCGCCAGAGCCGCTACGGCTCCGCTTCACTCTCTCCGGTGCCAGCGGCGGAGGGGGGCGAGGGGAGCTCAGCGCAGGCACGGCCCGGGGCGAGAGCAGCCCCGCAtcctccccgccgcccccctgccatggccgGTGTCGCGGCCCAGCgctgaggatgctgctgggCGCCCCACGGCCGGGCGGCTGGGATCGCGGCCGGGTGGGCGAGAGGCTGCAGGCGGCCCTCGCCGgcctccaggagctccaggtgCTTCGGGAGAAGCAGCGGGAGCTGGTGCGGGCCGCCCTGGCCATGCCGCAgcggccggcggcgggcggagAACAGCAGCCCCTGTCCGCCCACAGCAAGGAGCACCGTCTGGAGGTCACCCTCTCTGCCTTGAAGGAGCAGCTG TCTCGTTTGAGGAGACAGGATGTTGGCTTGAAAAGCCACCTGGATCAGCTAGACCAGCGAATAAGTGAGCTGAAATTGGACGTCAGTAAGACCTCCAGTGAATACTTGGATAGTGACAGCCGGCCCAGCTCAG GATTCTATGACCTGAGTGATGGTGGTTCTTGCTCACTCTCCAATTCTTGCACCTCTGTGTACAGTGAGTCTATCTCCTCCTCCCACACCAGTCTCTTACCCAGCTCTCAACACCCTAAAGCAAGGCTCAGTGTGTTTGATTACCGCCCCAAGTCTGCAGATGAAACTACTGTGCACACCACCAGCTTCCAACAGCAGGGAGCCTATGTCAGCGATGGATGTCGGATTGCAGCTAGCAGAGATGTCTCTGGGACTCCTGCCAGGTCCAGACCAAGGCCAGTTTCCACAG GTGACTTGGAAAGACTCATTCCAGCGGACACTAgatttcagaaggaaatggaTCCCAAATCCATGTTGCCTCTGTGCCATAATGGAGACCTGCATTTGCTTAGCATGGATCCCAAATTCCAAAATGACTTGGTCTCCAAGAATGGCATTGATGTGTATCCTTACCCAAGCCCCCTCCATGCAGTGGCTTTACAAAGTCCACTTTTCTCCCTGGTGGGAACATCCCCAAAATCAGACTTCCAAGCTCCTCCCAGCAAATCTATGCTTAGTACAACGGGTCCCAGCTTGATTAAGACTAGGCCAACTGCTGAGGTCAAGCCAGGGGGTTACATCAATAAATTACTGCAGCTGACGAGATGCAAAGGGAGCAGTCAGGCTGAGGCCAGTGAGTGGGTTTCACCGAAGAGCCAGGCAGCCGCAATGCACCAGAGACTCATTATAACCCCCAGCACCGGTGGAGTGAAAATTAACAGCAGCAGTAGCCAGCTGGAAAAACAGAGTTCTCTGGAGAGTAACAAAGCTGAAGGGAAGCTGTCAAGAGAGGTGCCAGAGGGGGAATGTGCCAAGCAGCAGGAGACCATGAGCTGTATGAATGAAGAGCAGTCATCCACTCAGCCTGACACAGAGCCATCAGCTGTGAATAGTTGTTATCCTGCCAAGTCAGCAGCAAGGGGCTCTTCTCTGGCAGAAGAAACAGAGACCAGCATGGAGCGCAGTTTGTCCTACTCACAGCTGTGTCAAGAGGACTCTAGCCCAGACATCTGGAATGCTAAAGCTGTCCCTCCCAAAAAACTGCCCATCAAAAGGTGTGGCAATGCCAAGTTGGCTTACACTGGGGGTCATGAACGAGTGGCACGAGCTGAGTTTGTCCACGCTCAATTTGTCCCTGCAGAATCCCATCAAGTCCGGGTAAAGTTTGCCAGCTCCAAAACAAAGGCAGTGAAGATAAAGAGGAGGAGCAGTGAAAAAGTCGTTCGGCCTGGAAAGCAAGCCTTCTGCATGGAGAAGGTGAGAGGGTCTCATGGGGCCACCAAGCTGCCTGTTGAGTGGAATCAGCTCCAAAGATCACAAGGAATGAAGAGCCTCGTGCGGAGACCTTCATATTCTGGTGACATGGCTGGCAGATCAAGCTCAGAGTCGAGTCTGTTCCCAGTGCAGGTCAGGCTCCCCACTGCGCCATCCAGGCCAGAGCTCTACGGAGCCTCTGCCAATGCACTGTATTCCCTGGAAGCAGCTTGTGTAGACACAGCCAACAGGAAGAAGCAGCGCAAGTGGCAGTCCACAGTGGAGATCTCTGCCAAGGGCCACCCGGCCAGCCTGTCTCACAGCTTTGGCCTGGGAGCACCAAGGCAGCCAGCGAGGAGAGCTGGCATCCCACGCACTGTCAGCATGAGGAATCACTCCAAGGGTCAGCACCACGGAGATTGTGCCAAAAGTGAGTCAGACCACTCTGAGTACTCTGCAGAGTGCGCTTCCCTCTTCCACTCCACCATTGCAGAGACCAGCGAAGGGGAGGTCAGCGATTTCACAACCAACCGATTTGGGGACAGTGAGTCCAGTGAAGGCGACTGGGATGGCAGCAGTAACAGTAGCAGCCTTGCTCTTGACTATGATGAGGGGGATGAAAGTGAGCTGATTTGGCCTGAAGGTTCAGTCAGACAATCTGTGACTGTCCAGGCCTCTTCCAAGCCTCTTCCTCCAGTGCCCAAAATCTGTCGCATCAAAGCTTCAAAGGCACTAAAGAAAAAGATAAGGAGGTTCCAACCTGCCTCTCTGAAGGTCATGACCATGGTGTAA